In Paralichthys olivaceus isolate ysfri-2021 chromosome 1, ASM2471397v2, whole genome shotgun sequence, the following are encoded in one genomic region:
- the LOC109625028 gene encoding leukotriene B4 receptor 1, whose product MNHSAELSPSGEMAPEETAVTCVILGLSFLIGAPGNLLVIWTILRHVKQRSHTVVLILHLAFADLLVLITLPLWIYSLAYSWVFGEASCKAIAFVITASMYSSVFLITLMSVERFLAVRYPFASADWKRKKALNKVLLILWTLAFLFSIPVIPTQVMDHEQCLYREYSSVTQELVCVLLETLVGYIIPFSILVVCYGCLCSRITQMTFKSKRKSTVLIASVVVVFGLCWTPHHIGNVLSLVILGIQGSFSDAAKSLESVRSTMILIAGAMVFISSTVNPILYMFAARTFRSSLRDIGIKKLFRHISSTSPGEGNREVSFVSKRQSNQTNSSKCELESKAQMDILLKMCENNESVIIQQ is encoded by the coding sequence ATGAACCACTCAGCTGAGCTGTCTCCTTCAGGGGAAATGGCCCCTGAAGAGACAGCAGTCACTTGTGTGATCCTGGGTCTGTCCTTTCTGATTGGAGCCCCGGGAAACCTTCTGGTGATCTGGACCATCCTGAGACACGTCAAGCAACGTTCCCACACCGTGGTGCTCATCCTGCACCTGGCTTTTGCAGACCTGCTCGTCCTCATCACCCTGCCTCTGTGGATCTATTCCCTGGCCTACTCCTGGGTGTTTGGAGAGGCCTCCTGCAAAGCCATAGCATTTGTGATCACCGCCTCTATGTACAGCAGCGTTTTCCTCATCACCCTCATGAGTGTTGAACGTTTTTTGGCTGTGCGTTATCCTTTTGCTTCAGCtgactggaaaagaaaaaaagctcttAATAAAGTACTGCTGATTCTGTGGACTTTAGCGTTCTTGTTCAGCATCCCTGTCATCCCAACTCAGGTTATGGATCATGAGCAATGCTTGTACCGGGAGTACTCATCTGTGACTCAGGAGCTGGTCTGTGTGCTGCTGGAGACACTGGTGGGCTACATAATACCGTTCTCCATCCTGGTGGTCTGCTATGGCTGCCTGTGCAGCCGGATTACTCAGATGACATTCAAGTCCAAGCGCAAGTCTACTGTTCTCATTGCCAGTGTGGTGGTTGTGTTTGGCCTTTGTTGGACACCTCATCACATCGGAAATGTCCTCTCACTAGTCATCCTGGGCATCCAAGGTTCCTTTAGTGATGCAGCAAAGTCTCTGGAGAGTGTTAGGAGCACCATGATCTTGATCGCCGGAGCCATGGTGTTCATCAGTAGCACTGTAAACCCCATCCTCTATATGTTTGCAGCGCGCACCTTCAGGAGCTCCCTGCGGGACATCGGCATCAAGAAGCTCTTCCGACACATCTCCAGCACATCCCCAGGCGAAGGCAACAGAGAGGTGTCCTTTGTGTCTAAGAGACAAAGCAATCAGACCAACAGCTCCAAGTGTGAGTTGGAGTCAAAAGCCCAAATGGACatattgttaaaaatgtgtgaaaataatgaaagtgTAATTATCCAACAATAA
- the LOC109625030 gene encoding leukotriene B4 receptor 1-like gives MNHSAELSPSEEMAPEEFDGGIAAACVILSLSFLVGVPGNLLVIWTILRHVKRHSHTLVLILHLAAADLLVLITLPLWIYSLAHSWVFGEASCKAIVYIITVCMFSSIFFITLMSVERFLALCHPFLMMCWKIKHAMNWCPVFLWLLAFILGVPVLLTQSLDKNDGSEQCFSREFSSVTQEIIILCLETFGGFVFPFIIITICYCLVTAQLRRMTYNTKQRSLVLVHTVVIAFSLCWFPYHIINIMDLVCILKSGSQHDCVPDSFVLCSGALVFINSSLNPVLYFFLSRNFQGNSRLVRLFQEMATHAHKLMELVVQQQTSQMAANTQVELMSDQCEKN, from the coding sequence ATGAACCACTCAGCTGAGCTGTCTCCTTCAGAGGAAATGGCCCCTGAAGAGTTTGACGGTGGGATAGCAGCGGCTTGTGTCATCCTCAGTCTGTCCTTCCTGGTTGGAGTGCCAGGGAACCTTCTGGTGATCTGGACCATCCTGAGACACGTCAAGCGTCACTCCCACACTCTGGTGCTCATCCTGCACCTGGCTGCTGCTGACCTGCTGGTCCTCATCACCCTGCCTCTTTGGATCTACTCCCTCGCCCACTCCTGGGTGTTTGGAGAGGCCTCCTGCAAAGCCATAGTGTACATCAtcactgtgtgcatgttcaGCAGCATCTTCTTCATCACCCTCATGAGTGTGGAACGCTTTCTAGCTCTCTGCCATCCATTTTTAATGATGTGCTGGAAGATTAAGCATGCGATGAACTGGTGTCCTGTATTTTTGTGGCTCCTTGCTTTCATTCTAGGAGTACCTGTCTTACTCACCCAGTCTTTGGATAAAAATGATGGAAGTGAGCAGTGCTTTAGTAGGGAATTCAGCTCTGTGACTCAAGAGATCATCATCTTGTGCCTGGAGACCTTTGGGggctttgtttttcctttcatcATCATAACTATCTGTTACTGTCTAGTGACAGCCCAACTCAGGAGAATGACTTACAACACCAAGCAGAGATCCCTGGTTCTCGTACACACGGTGGTTATAGCCTTCAGTCTGTGCTGGTTTCCTTACCACATCATTAACATCATGGATCTGGTTTGCATCTTAAAGTCAGGCAGTCAGCATGATTGTGTGCCAGATAGTTTTGTTCTGTGCTCCGGTGCTCTTGTGTTCATCAACAGTTCATTGAATCCTGTGCTCTACTTCTTCCTTTCGAGGAACTTTCAAGGGAATTCCCGACTGGTCCGGCTGTTCCAGGAAATGGCCACTCATGCCCACAAACTCATGGAGCTGGTAGTACAGCAGCAGACAAGCCAGATGGCAGCAAATACACAGGTAGAGCTAATGTCTGACCAGTGTGAGAAAAACTGA